In Saccharicrinis fermentans DSM 9555 = JCM 21142, a genomic segment contains:
- a CDS encoding DMT family transporter, whose amino-acid sequence MKYIYTLIVLIIGCFLAIQGSINTQLTSYLKHPLQGALVNFLVGTITLVGLNIIFKTHIPDWAHVKTAPIYLFLGGCLGAIFVSSVIFFIPKIGVTTVLAASIAGQLIAASIIDHYGFFGFTVHTISAGKVIGILLLLAGIFMIQKY is encoded by the coding sequence GTGAAATACATATATACACTCATCGTTTTAATAATAGGTTGTTTTTTGGCCATACAAGGAAGTATCAACACACAACTCACCTCATATTTGAAACATCCCTTACAGGGGGCATTGGTTAATTTTTTAGTGGGAACAATAACGTTGGTTGGCCTAAACATTATTTTCAAGACGCATATACCCGATTGGGCACATGTAAAAACTGCTCCTATCTACTTATTCTTAGGTGGTTGCCTGGGTGCTATCTTCGTATCATCCGTCATCTTCTTTATTCCCAAAATAGGTGTTACTACAGTACTGGCTGCATCCATTGCCGGACAGTTAATAGCTGCATCTATCATTGACCACTACGGCTTCTTTGGTTTTACAGTACACACCATAAGCGCTGGAAAAGTTATTGGAATACTCCTCCTACTAGCTGGAATATTTATGATTCAGAAGTATTAA
- a CDS encoding methyl-accepting chemotaxis protein, protein MNLSSIRSKILVSFGVLVLVVVIALSTTFFYTISNTLKKDIRTDKLFNFLEASQADLRTVFEKAIESSITIASDPGIRMWFEGGEKDELLKQLTLDKLNAIKNDFGYMAIFAANAKTHNFWTGDRKLLEVLNESDPDDSWFFTTLEKGLKVTTNFDFNLELNETALWINVLMGDPAHPTGIAGIGLNPSKMVNTLNTKRFSKNSYLCIIDDSGTIKLSQNKNHINNQLDSIFNSSIAQQIYQSKGKILLSDTELNDDKYEIAAMDIGATHHKIILTLPSSELASLVNPIRNYSIIIGFIFLVLAIIISYAIARSLTNPILRLKNIATLLSNGELRVHIDQDLKQRKDEIGQLSATFNEMKHRISDVIKQVKNTGMHISEGGQQLAHSANELSSRSMQQASSSEEVSASMEEMGANIEQNADNSKHSEQIMNQAYNNTIEGGEKISKAFEAVKSISQKIQVIEDIAYQTNILSLNAAVEAARAGEEGKGFAVVASEVRKLAERSRLSANEITKSTTNMVEAAERAREIFELLIPNIQKANNLAVEISASSAEQHEGARQINKSIIELDSVSQGNASAADTISQLTESFSEEIKKLNDVISFFKLA, encoded by the coding sequence ATGAATTTAAGCAGCATTCGTTCAAAAATATTAGTGAGTTTTGGAGTTCTTGTATTAGTAGTGGTAATAGCCTTGAGTACTACGTTCTTCTACACCATCAGCAACACATTAAAAAAAGATATCCGCACCGACAAACTATTCAACTTTCTCGAAGCCTCCCAAGCCGATTTGCGAACGGTATTTGAAAAAGCCATAGAATCGTCCATCACCATCGCATCAGACCCCGGCATACGCATGTGGTTTGAAGGTGGAGAAAAAGATGAACTGCTAAAGCAATTAACCCTCGATAAGCTAAATGCCATCAAGAACGACTTTGGCTACATGGCCATATTCGCAGCCAATGCAAAAACGCATAACTTCTGGACAGGAGACCGTAAGCTATTAGAAGTCCTTAACGAATCCGATCCCGATGACAGCTGGTTTTTCACTACCCTAGAAAAAGGCCTTAAAGTAACCACTAACTTTGACTTTAATTTAGAGTTAAATGAAACCGCATTATGGATTAATGTATTAATGGGTGATCCTGCTCATCCCACAGGTATCGCCGGCATTGGGCTGAATCCATCAAAAATGGTAAACACCCTGAATACCAAGAGATTTAGCAAAAATAGTTATTTATGCATTATCGACGATTCAGGTACCATTAAATTGTCGCAGAACAAGAATCACATTAACAATCAATTAGATAGTATTTTTAACAGCTCCATTGCCCAGCAAATTTATCAGTCAAAAGGAAAAATACTGCTATCTGATACGGAGCTAAACGATGATAAATATGAGATTGCAGCTATGGATATAGGTGCCACCCATCACAAGATAATCCTCACCCTCCCCAGTAGCGAATTGGCAAGTTTGGTAAACCCCATTCGAAACTATTCTATCATTATTGGCTTTATATTTTTGGTACTGGCCATTATCATATCCTATGCCATTGCCCGATCACTTACCAACCCAATATTGAGGTTAAAAAATATAGCCACCTTACTTTCCAATGGAGAGTTGAGAGTACATATTGATCAGGATTTAAAACAACGTAAAGATGAGATAGGACAGCTATCTGCCACCTTTAATGAAATGAAGCATCGTATCTCAGATGTCATAAAACAAGTAAAAAACACAGGTATGCACATCTCCGAAGGAGGTCAGCAACTAGCCCATTCGGCCAATGAACTTTCCAGCCGTTCAATGCAACAAGCCAGCTCCTCAGAAGAAGTCTCTGCTTCCATGGAAGAAATGGGTGCTAACATTGAGCAAAATGCAGATAATTCAAAGCATTCTGAACAAATAATGAATCAAGCATACAACAATACAATTGAAGGAGGTGAGAAAATAAGTAAGGCCTTTGAAGCCGTTAAATCTATCTCGCAGAAGATACAAGTAATTGAAGATATAGCTTACCAAACCAATATACTATCACTCAATGCAGCCGTTGAAGCAGCCAGAGCAGGTGAAGAAGGAAAAGGATTTGCAGTAGTAGCGTCAGAGGTTCGCAAACTGGCCGAACGTAGCCGACTATCTGCCAACGAGATAACCAAGAGCACTACAAATATGGTTGAAGCCGCAGAAAGGGCCAGAGAAATATTCGAGTTACTAATACCTAATATACAAAAAGCCAACAATCTGGCTGTTGAAATATCAGCTTCGTCAGCAGAACAGCACGAAGGAGCTCGACAAATTAACAAATCTATTATAGAACTGGACAGCGTATCACAGGGGAATGCATCTGCAGCTGACACCATATCACAGCTCACAGAATCATTTTCAGAAGAAATAAAAAAACTAAATGATGTTATTTCGTTTTTCAAACTAGCGTAG
- a CDS encoding GDSL-type esterase/lipase family protein, with the protein MKALSTTVFYTCFILLLFTSCSSRPVMIACVGDSITAGAKHKKQSETAYPKVLDKLLGDGYSVVNCGRSGATALKRSNFSYWNCNEISNVFALRPDIITIKLGTNDSKPGNWNAERFKTDYQCLIDTFLSIKPKPKIYLCLPVPVFDHHNFRIRGEVVAHEVIPIIRSLSEKNHLPLIDLYQPFIGKAALVPDGVHPAEEGAAFLAKILAQQIKE; encoded by the coding sequence ATGAAAGCATTAAGTACGACCGTCTTTTATACCTGTTTTATTTTGCTATTGTTTACCTCATGCTCATCTCGTCCTGTGATGATAGCTTGTGTTGGAGATAGTATAACAGCGGGCGCTAAGCATAAGAAACAAAGTGAAACTGCCTATCCAAAGGTTTTGGACAAACTTTTGGGGGATGGTTATAGCGTGGTTAACTGTGGGAGAAGTGGAGCGACTGCATTAAAAAGGAGTAACTTTTCTTATTGGAATTGTAATGAGATATCCAATGTGTTTGCCCTTCGTCCTGACATAATTACAATAAAACTAGGTACGAATGACTCAAAACCTGGTAACTGGAATGCGGAACGGTTTAAGACTGATTACCAGTGTTTGATAGATACTTTTCTAAGTATTAAACCAAAGCCAAAGATTTATCTTTGCTTGCCTGTCCCGGTATTTGATCATCATAATTTTAGAATTCGGGGCGAGGTTGTAGCCCACGAAGTTATACCTATTATTAGAAGCTTGTCTGAGAAAAATCATTTGCCGCTTATTGACCTTTATCAGCCTTTTATAGGTAAAGCAGCACTGGTTCCTGATGGAGTGCATCCAGCTGAAGAAGGTGCTGCATTTCTGGCAAAGATTCTTGCACAACAAATTAAAGAATAG
- a CDS encoding glycoside hydrolase family 95 protein produces the protein MKLYMSKVNRTKNRYDIVKRMILFLFGMLFLCGCNTIETKEDIPLKIWFDQPTSKWNEGLPIGNGSLGAMIYGAPAQEVICLNEETIWSGEKKYHDKKNGYKALDEIRQLLFDGQYVKAERVVAEKLLSTRLPSGTNAYQMLANLLIENAGMDSLENYRRELDLNCAKVSTSFEKNGVKYKQEYFSSFPDKVMVFRYSADKDHSISLSAHVERTENTKIEWVNNTIHFSEHVGQGVGVIFHAAIDFETKGGSTHVQDGKLVINNADEVLIRIAAVSNYRGGAPKTLCQQHLDASLTLGFDELEKRHIADYRSLFKRVDLHLSDNDGEDLPTDKRLKLVKKGGVDNYLTQLQYQFGRYLMISSSRPGTLPANLQGIWVNGFKPPWNSDYHININVQMNYWMAEMTNLSECHQPFLDFIGDLRQMGRITAKETYGCRGFVAHHTSDVWHNTFGFERARYGMWPMGAAWCCQHLYTHYEFTEDKDYLRTYAYPVMKEAAQFFVDFMVPDPKTGLLVTGPSVSPENSFFDKDGKMATISMGSTMDREIIFELFHNCIASADILGVDKEFSEVLKTKLKQMPPLQIGSDGRLMEWVEEFPEEQPGHRHISHLYALHPSNQISKTKTPKLFDAAKKTIEYRLAHGGGHTGWSRAWIINFWARLLEPQKAYENIVALQRKSTLPNLLDVHPPFQIDGNFGMVSGVTEMLLQSHDGVVNILPALPREWANGFVEGIMARKGFEVSMEWEDGKLKALVVHSKLGNTLQLQYGHILKSYDTQKGDVLRFNGDLKPSDAS, from the coding sequence ATGAAGTTATATATGAGTAAGGTAAACCGGACAAAGAATAGGTATGACATCGTAAAGCGGATGATACTGTTTCTTTTCGGGATGTTGTTCTTATGCGGATGTAATACTATTGAAACAAAGGAAGATATACCATTAAAGATATGGTTTGATCAGCCCACTTCAAAATGGAATGAGGGTTTGCCCATTGGTAATGGTAGTCTGGGTGCTATGATTTATGGAGCACCCGCTCAGGAAGTCATTTGCTTGAATGAAGAAACGATTTGGAGCGGAGAAAAGAAGTATCATGATAAGAAGAATGGGTATAAAGCCTTGGATGAGATTCGCCAGTTATTGTTTGATGGTCAATATGTGAAAGCAGAACGTGTTGTGGCAGAAAAGCTCTTGTCTACACGTTTACCTTCTGGAACCAATGCCTATCAAATGTTGGCTAATTTGTTGATTGAAAATGCGGGCATGGATAGCCTTGAGAATTACAGGCGTGAATTAGACTTGAATTGTGCAAAGGTAAGTACTTCGTTCGAAAAAAACGGAGTGAAATACAAACAGGAGTACTTTTCTAGTTTCCCGGATAAAGTAATGGTTTTTAGGTATTCTGCCGATAAAGACCATTCCATTAGTCTTTCAGCCCATGTGGAAAGGACGGAGAATACGAAAATAGAGTGGGTAAATAATACCATTCACTTTTCTGAACATGTGGGGCAAGGCGTTGGCGTTATTTTTCATGCGGCCATTGATTTTGAAACCAAGGGCGGATCAACCCACGTTCAGGATGGTAAGCTTGTGATAAATAATGCAGATGAGGTGCTGATTAGAATAGCGGCTGTGAGTAATTATAGAGGCGGTGCTCCCAAAACTTTGTGCCAGCAGCATTTAGATGCTTCGTTGACCCTTGGTTTCGATGAGTTAGAAAAGAGGCATATTGCCGACTATCGTTCGTTGTTTAAACGTGTAGATCTTCATCTTTCAGACAACGATGGAGAGGATTTGCCTACAGATAAACGATTGAAGTTGGTAAAAAAAGGTGGAGTAGACAATTATTTGACGCAGCTTCAGTACCAATTTGGACGGTACTTGATGATTAGTAGTTCAAGGCCGGGTACCCTTCCCGCTAATTTGCAAGGGATATGGGTCAATGGTTTTAAGCCGCCATGGAATTCAGATTACCACATCAATATCAATGTTCAAATGAATTATTGGATGGCAGAGATGACCAACCTCTCTGAGTGTCATCAGCCATTTTTAGATTTTATAGGTGATCTTCGGCAAATGGGTAGAATAACAGCCAAAGAAACTTATGGTTGCCGTGGCTTTGTGGCACATCATACCAGTGATGTTTGGCATAACACCTTTGGGTTTGAACGTGCACGTTATGGTATGTGGCCAATGGGAGCTGCTTGGTGTTGTCAGCATTTATATACCCATTATGAATTTACCGAAGATAAAGACTACCTGCGAACTTATGCTTATCCGGTGATGAAAGAGGCAGCACAATTTTTTGTTGATTTCATGGTGCCTGATCCTAAAACCGGTTTATTAGTTACCGGCCCTTCTGTATCGCCTGAGAACAGTTTTTTTGATAAAGACGGTAAGATGGCGACCATCAGCATGGGGTCTACGATGGATCGCGAAATTATCTTTGAATTGTTCCATAATTGTATTGCATCAGCTGATATTTTAGGAGTAGATAAAGAATTTAGTGAAGTTCTGAAAACTAAACTGAAGCAAATGCCACCGCTGCAGATAGGAAGCGATGGTCGATTGATGGAATGGGTGGAGGAATTTCCGGAAGAGCAACCGGGGCACCGTCATATCTCTCATTTATATGCCTTGCACCCTTCTAATCAGATATCAAAAACAAAAACACCAAAGCTGTTTGATGCCGCAAAAAAAACTATTGAGTATAGATTGGCTCATGGAGGAGGCCATACTGGCTGGAGTCGTGCATGGATCATTAATTTTTGGGCTCGCCTCCTGGAACCTCAAAAAGCTTATGAGAATATTGTGGCATTACAACGAAAATCTACTTTGCCTAACCTTTTGGATGTTCACCCTCCTTTTCAAATAGATGGTAATTTTGGAATGGTCTCAGGTGTTACTGAGATGTTGCTGCAAAGTCATGACGGAGTGGTGAATATATTGCCGGCTTTACCTCGGGAGTGGGCAAATGGTTTTGTCGAAGGAATCATGGCACGAAAGGGTTTTGAAGTGAGTATGGAATGGGAGGATGGAAAATTGAAAGCGCTTGTTGTACACTCTAAGTTGGGGAATACCTTACAATTGCAATATGGTCATATACTTAAAAGTTACGACACCCAAAAAGGAGATGTCTTACGTTTTAATGGGGATTTAAAGCCTAGTGATGCATCCTAA
- a CDS encoding UDP-2,3-diacylglucosamine diphosphatase — translation MSSKQKKAPKMMNTVVISDMHLGTRSCKAKELLGYLKSVQPQTLVLNGDVIDIWQFSKSYFPKSHLKVIRQIIKMMEQGTTVYYIVGNHDEALRRFVGLSIGNLFVVNKVLLNMDGKKSWIFHGDAFDVVMHHSKWLAKLGATGYAILTIINKTVNDLLALFGQRRISLSRDIKRMVKTSRKTDVTTRFEKTVSDLAIKKRYHYAICGHIHWPAQKLISNAQGSVMYLNSGDWVENLTALEYADNQWDLVYYKHEDPVEDEDEEAKVNYLFGSDKVLFKSMFRDVLSD, via the coding sequence ATGAGTTCAAAACAGAAGAAGGCGCCCAAAATGATGAATACGGTTGTTATTTCCGATATGCATCTGGGAACACGTAGTTGTAAAGCGAAAGAATTGCTTGGTTATTTGAAATCAGTTCAGCCCCAGACCTTGGTGTTGAATGGTGATGTCATAGATATTTGGCAGTTTTCAAAGTCTTACTTTCCAAAGTCTCACTTGAAAGTTATTCGTCAAATTATAAAAATGATGGAGCAAGGGACTACAGTGTATTATATTGTAGGTAATCATGATGAGGCTTTACGGCGTTTTGTGGGACTTAGTATCGGTAACCTGTTTGTGGTTAATAAAGTATTGTTGAACATGGATGGTAAAAAGAGCTGGATTTTTCATGGCGATGCTTTTGATGTGGTGATGCATCATTCTAAATGGTTGGCTAAACTTGGGGCCACTGGTTATGCCATACTGACCATTATTAATAAAACAGTCAATGACCTGCTGGCTTTATTCGGACAGCGCCGTATCTCTTTGTCGAGGGATATTAAAAGAATGGTGAAGACAAGCCGGAAAACGGATGTTACCACACGTTTTGAAAAAACAGTGAGTGATCTGGCCATTAAGAAACGTTATCACTATGCTATTTGTGGCCATATTCATTGGCCTGCACAAAAGCTTATATCCAATGCACAGGGCTCTGTCATGTATCTGAATTCAGGCGATTGGGTTGAGAATCTGACGGCATTGGAGTACGCTGATAATCAGTGGGATTTGGTGTATTATAAGCATGAAGACCCTGTCGAAGACGAAGATGAGGAGGCAAAAGTGAATTACTTATTTGGCTCTGATAAAGTGTTGTTTAAATCTATGTTTAGAGATGTTCTTAGTGATTAA
- a CDS encoding glycoside hydrolase family protein, with translation MKIQQIAILGLLIVVGWGCTTPTNKMKLEYIGVAAENKGMHVWGSSPVMDKEGRVHLYAAQWPMNTQPNFSGWFKDCEIGHYVSDSPEGPFEYVGVAVADRDSLFNSPHNPTIHYMDGRYVLCFIVNENSKLKTQRIVMYVADDLSDNWRPASGAEPDGTILRKPQDSTLWNYKAKLGVSNPSLIKHNGKYLLYHKSVIPKQPKGSAYTYGVAVADNVEGPYTIFPQKVTPPKMQLEDAYAFAMNDSVYLMSRDFVGSLGNSGGGLLWQSKDGFYFDSKNTKRAYEDLAHYLGEEYLKDATAYRGKKHGHLERAQLLFIDDKPAYLYLATGVQVKPGYGSSSHVFKISFE, from the coding sequence ATGAAAATTCAACAAATCGCAATTTTAGGATTATTAATAGTAGTAGGTTGGGGATGTACTACCCCTACCAACAAGATGAAATTAGAATATATTGGTGTAGCTGCCGAAAATAAAGGCATGCACGTGTGGGGCTCATCGCCTGTAATGGATAAAGAAGGCAGAGTGCATTTGTATGCCGCCCAATGGCCCATGAATACACAACCTAATTTTAGTGGATGGTTCAAGGATTGTGAAATAGGCCATTACGTGAGTGACAGTCCGGAGGGACCTTTTGAATATGTTGGAGTTGCAGTTGCGGATAGAGATAGCTTATTTAATTCGCCACATAATCCAACAATTCATTATATGGATGGACGTTACGTGTTGTGTTTTATTGTTAATGAAAATAGTAAATTAAAAACCCAGCGAATTGTCATGTATGTGGCAGATGACTTGAGTGATAACTGGCGTCCAGCCAGTGGTGCTGAGCCGGATGGTACCATCTTGCGAAAACCCCAAGATTCTACCTTATGGAACTACAAAGCTAAGTTAGGAGTATCTAACCCTTCATTGATCAAGCATAATGGGAAATATCTTTTGTATCATAAATCGGTTATTCCTAAACAACCTAAAGGTTCGGCCTATACCTATGGTGTGGCTGTTGCCGATAATGTGGAAGGACCGTATACTATCTTTCCCCAGAAGGTGACGCCTCCCAAAATGCAGCTTGAAGATGCCTATGCCTTTGCTATGAATGATTCAGTCTATCTTATGAGTCGCGATTTTGTCGGTTCTTTGGGGAATAGTGGCGGTGGACTGCTATGGCAATCGAAGGATGGTTTTTACTTTGATAGTAAAAATACAAAAAGAGCTTATGAAGATTTAGCACACTATTTAGGAGAAGAATATTTGAAGGATGCCACTGCCTATAGGGGGAAAAAACATGGCCACCTTGAACGTGCTCAATTGCTCTTTATAGATGATAAACCGGCTTATTTGTACCTAGCTACAGGTGTTCAGGTGAAACCAGGTTATGGGAGTAGCTCGCATGTCTTTAAAATAAGTTTTGAGTAG
- a CDS encoding LytR/AlgR family response regulator transcription factor, with product MITCIAIDDEPLALRQIEGYITMTPYLKLLGSFSNALKAMEFLNDNSVDLMFVDINMPDLTGMEFVKALSNPPKVIFTTAYREYAVEGFQVDAADYLVKPIAYADFLKSTDKTKERFFSDNKGAETVHNNDQFLFIKSEYKIIRISYKDILYAEGMRDYVRIHLENQKPVMALMSIKKMQQHLPDEAFMRVHRSFIVHLNKITTIERNRIIFDGKVFIPISDQYKEQFQDFLDNNFLK from the coding sequence ATGATAACATGTATTGCGATTGATGATGAGCCTTTGGCTTTAAGGCAAATTGAGGGGTATATTACCATGACTCCCTATCTAAAATTGTTGGGTAGCTTTTCAAATGCCCTAAAGGCCATGGAGTTTTTGAACGATAACTCGGTTGATCTGATGTTCGTGGATATTAATATGCCCGATTTAACTGGAATGGAATTTGTTAAGGCACTTTCTAATCCGCCCAAAGTTATATTTACAACGGCTTATCGAGAGTATGCCGTTGAAGGGTTTCAAGTGGATGCAGCAGATTATCTGGTAAAGCCCATCGCTTATGCCGATTTTTTGAAGTCAACAGATAAAACAAAGGAACGTTTTTTCTCAGATAATAAAGGAGCTGAAACGGTTCATAATAATGATCAGTTTTTGTTTATTAAATCAGAATATAAGATTATAAGAATCAGTTACAAAGATATTCTTTATGCTGAAGGAATGCGGGATTATGTGCGTATTCATTTGGAGAATCAGAAACCTGTTATGGCTTTAATGAGTATTAAGAAGATGCAGCAGCACTTGCCTGACGAGGCTTTTATGCGGGTGCATCGTTCGTTTATTGTACACCTCAATAAGATTACAACCATAGAGCGTAATCGTATTATCTTTGATGGTAAGGTTTTTATTCCTATAAGTGATCAGTATAAGGAGCAGTTTCAGGATTTTTTGGATAATAATTTTTTAAAGTAG
- a CDS encoding glycosyltransferase family protein, whose amino-acid sequence MDMKILYALQGTGNGHIARALDIIPILKNYGKVDIAISGNQCDIELPWDIKYRLHGAGFIFGTNGGVDFFKSVANMRVMNFVADILTVPVWNYDLVINDFEPVVAWACRLRAKECIGLSHQSAVLHKGAPKPKVNSWLGRFVLRYYAPASCHYGFHFKTLGDGFFTPVIRKDIRSIQPEVNEHYSVYLPAYSDEAIVDFLTQYDEVSWQVFSKHNNRSFAYKNVFIQPVNNGEFVQSMASAKGVLCNAGFETPAEALFLKKKLCVLPMRGQYEQLCNAAMLKTMGVPVYTSLGQVDESSFRAWLKDDQVVEVNYPDNTDWIISSIVKPEWCIRTT is encoded by the coding sequence ATGGACATGAAAATTTTATATGCCCTACAGGGAACAGGGAATGGGCACATCGCCCGGGCACTGGATATCATTCCCATTTTAAAAAATTATGGAAAGGTAGATATTGCCATAAGTGGAAACCAGTGCGATATTGAGTTGCCTTGGGATATTAAATATCGCTTGCATGGAGCGGGTTTTATTTTTGGTACAAATGGAGGTGTTGATTTTTTTAAGTCGGTGGCGAATATGCGTGTGATGAACTTTGTGGCAGATATATTGACAGTGCCGGTTTGGAATTATGATTTGGTGATAAATGATTTTGAACCTGTTGTTGCCTGGGCTTGTAGGCTCAGGGCTAAAGAATGTATTGGCCTTTCGCATCAGTCGGCAGTACTGCATAAAGGGGCTCCTAAGCCTAAGGTGAATAGCTGGCTTGGTAGGTTTGTTCTTAGGTATTATGCTCCAGCTAGCTGTCATTATGGTTTTCATTTTAAAACATTGGGAGATGGTTTCTTTACTCCGGTTATTCGAAAGGATATTCGTTCTATTCAGCCTGAAGTGAATGAGCATTACTCCGTTTATTTACCTGCCTATTCGGATGAAGCTATTGTTGATTTTCTGACCCAATACGATGAGGTAAGCTGGCAGGTGTTTTCGAAACACAATAATAGGTCCTTTGCTTATAAAAACGTATTTATTCAACCAGTAAACAATGGTGAATTTGTTCAAAGTATGGCATCTGCAAAAGGGGTACTGTGCAATGCAGGGTTTGAAACGCCCGCCGAAGCATTGTTTCTGAAGAAAAAGCTTTGTGTGCTACCTATGCGGGGCCAATATGAGCAGCTGTGCAATGCAGCTATGTTAAAAACTATGGGAGTGCCTGTCTATACTTCTTTAGGGCAGGTGGATGAGTCTTCTTTTAGAGCCTGGCTTAAAGATGATCAGGTGGTGGAAGTAAATTACCCGGATAATACAGATTGGATCATTTCGTCTATTGTAAAACCTGAATGGTGTATTAGAACTACGTAG
- a CDS encoding sensor histidine kinase, whose amino-acid sequence MEVCSWKNNRLKRKINYFNTFEHQLVPIEKQLPSMIRLKIGRIQQIITFFVWALIFFIPLMFGDFEDEVNWDHILRIWLEYVIIFFIFLINRMILLPMLFFRNKRLKYFISLTAILLLFVCTMYMRERYVRGGVPERGSVVEHPFMDGPPMDLGRNNMQRPERGMDKIEAMGPPREFIPPYVNLLVLTILLLGFDTGLKFSTKWLESEQTKIKLEKENVENKMAFLQNQISPHFFMNTLNNIHALVDISAEEAKDAIIKLSRMMGYMLYESKTDKVPLAKEMEFIRSYIELMKIRFTKEVNVELDIPDVLPAVHIPPLLTISYIENAFKHGISYSEPCFVRISFCFEKDRMTFDVINKIFERKAENKNSGVGIENSRNRLELIYGKDYKLDIGKLPDNKLFAVNLNVPI is encoded by the coding sequence ATGGAAGTATGCAGTTGGAAAAACAACCGTTTAAAGCGTAAAATCAATTATTTTAATACATTTGAACATCAATTAGTGCCTATAGAAAAACAATTACCTTCAATGATACGACTTAAAATAGGACGAATTCAGCAGATCATTACATTTTTTGTATGGGCACTGATATTTTTTATCCCTCTAATGTTTGGCGATTTTGAGGATGAGGTTAACTGGGATCATATTCTTCGGATATGGTTAGAGTATGTGATTATCTTTTTCATATTTCTGATCAATAGGATGATTTTGCTTCCTATGCTGTTTTTTAGGAATAAACGCCTGAAATATTTTATTTCTTTGACAGCTATTTTATTGCTTTTTGTTTGTACAATGTATATGCGAGAAAGGTATGTGCGTGGAGGTGTGCCAGAAAGGGGTAGCGTTGTTGAGCACCCATTTATGGATGGCCCTCCCATGGATCTGGGGCGGAATAATATGCAGCGTCCCGAACGTGGAATGGATAAAATAGAAGCGATGGGGCCTCCTCGGGAATTTATACCTCCATATGTTAATTTGTTGGTGCTGACCATATTGTTGTTGGGTTTTGATACCGGCCTAAAGTTCTCTACCAAGTGGTTGGAGTCGGAGCAAACAAAGATTAAGTTAGAAAAGGAGAATGTGGAAAATAAGATGGCTTTCTTACAAAATCAAATCAGTCCGCATTTTTTTATGAATACGCTTAATAATATTCATGCTCTGGTTGATATTAGCGCAGAAGAGGCCAAGGATGCCATCATTAAATTGTCTCGTATGATGGGTTATATGCTCTATGAGTCAAAAACGGATAAGGTTCCTTTGGCCAAGGAAATGGAGTTTATTAGAAGTTATATCGAGCTGATGAAAATACGCTTTACCAAGGAGGTGAACGTAGAGTTGGATATCCCCGATGTTTTACCCGCTGTACATATTCCTCCTTTGTTGACTATTTCGTATATTGAAAATGCTTTTAAGCATGGAATAAGTTATTCTGAACCGTGTTTTGTGCGTATTTCCTTTTGTTTTGAAAAGGATAGGATGACTTTTGATGTCATCAATAAAATATTTGAGCGAAAAGCAGAGAATAAGAATTCAGGAGTAGGGATCGAAAACAGCCGAAACAGGTTGGAACTTATTTATGGCAAGGATTATAAACTGGATATAGGTAAATTGCCCGATAATAAGCTGTTTGCAGTAAATTTAAACGTACCGATATGA